Below is a genomic region from Lineus longissimus chromosome 4, tnLinLong1.2, whole genome shotgun sequence.
TTAAATATATTGTTTACCAACCTACTTTCGAATGTTTTTAGAGAAATGTTGTTACTTTGTACATGGAACAAACAATGGCATGGATGACCTTAGACTTTAAAAAGGTGTGGCATGACTTTTCTTCAATATGTGGCAGCGATCAAGTAAGATGAACATTGAATTATCTCACGACCTAAAAATGGCCTAATCTATCTTGCAGTTCTATGGATACCTCTCCCAACAACAGAACATGATGCAGGACTACATTCGCACATCGACATACCAACGTGCCATGCTCGAGAATGGCATTGATTTTCACAACAAGGTGAGCTAAGCTTGTTGAGTTGAATCGTTGCATTGTTTGTGGTATTCAGATGTGAATATTATTCTGTTTTGTGTGAATCCTAAACTACTCTAAAGATACTGAGAATTAACCCCCAGGCGGTGACAAATCATGCAGATTGGACGATTTCAAAACATGCTTGTGGAACTTTATTAAGAAGACTCATTATCATGCATGTGTACTGACAAATAACAAGAGAGAGCTGCAGTTGAAGACATCCACTGAGCCATCTTCTCTTCTTCTGTTTGCCTCCAGGTGGTGTTAGATGTTGGTGCTGGTTCTGGAATCCTGTCCTTCTTTGCCATCCAAGCTGGAGCCAAGAAAGTGTATGCAATAGAAGCCAGTTCTATGGCTCAGCAATGTGAGGTAGGTGGTGCTGTTTCACTCTGTTGAAAGTTGCTTTATCTAGGTCAGCTGTTGGCAGCTGTAGGTGATGATTGAAAGGGGCTGTGAGTTGATTTCTCATTTGGTTTGAAATGATATCTGGAAAGCGTGTCGGCTAGGGTAGGCGATGAGATTTCTCACTGTCATCTTATTCTTTCCTTATATGTGTTCAATCAAATCTATCCTATTCTTTTCAGGCTCTGGTTCATAATAACAAACTTAGTGGAAAGATCATAGTTGTGCCAGGCAAAGTGGAGGAGGTGGACATACCAGAGCCTGTTGATGTGATTGTGTCTGAGCCCATGGGTTATATGCTGTTCAATGAGAGAATGTTGGAGAGTTATCTACATGCCAAGAAATGGCTGAAGCGTGGAGGTAAGTCCTTGCATTGGAAATTCTTGTAGAGGTAGGCtgtgtttgattttgatgattaatCATTGCCCAATATCCTTGTGACTTCAAGGCTTGTATCATATAAGATTACAGCGCGAGGAGTTCCTCTCTTATGTCTTGGTGTTGTCCTTGTTCCTGTCGTTCTATgtgataggatgctggtctactGTGAGAAAGACCACTCCTGTTCCAAGGGAGCATCTTCCTTCTGACAATGTGGAGTTCAATCCTACTGACTGGGAGTGATATTTGTTGGTCACCACACCCGTGATCCGGTGCATTAGCATCACTCTTTGCCATCATTGAGTTTCTCTCATCGCTTTCTAGGAAACATGTTCCCCACAAAAGGAGATCTTTATGTTGCACCATTCACTGATGATGCTTTGTACATGGAACAGTTTTCTAAATCTAATTTTTGGTAAGTACATTATATTCCTGTAACTAGTGGTGCCATGCAACTTCCATTCTTGCCGGGCAAAATGTCGTCAACTTCCCTCACTTTTAAAGTGGTGAGTTCTAGTTTGATTTATTGGCCTTAGATTCTGATTGCAAGTTGAAACAAGTTGGGTCTGCTCCAAATCCTATTTAAGGTAAGGTTAAATTTCACTGATTTCAAGTTGAATGAAAATATCCATCTCTTTTGCAGGTATCAGCAGTCTTTTTATGGCGTTGACCTTTCTGGCCTGCGGAATGATGCAATAAAGGAATACTTTAGACAGCCCATTGTGGTACGTATTACTTCCAGGCACTTGTGCTCTATCTTGACTTGGCTTCATGTTGTTGTCTATTCCTTGAGATCAGATGTAAACCGTGATGAAACTATGAACGTTTGTTGTTTTCCAGGATACATTTGATGTGCGGATATGCCTGGCCAAACCATATAAACATACTGTCGATTTCCTGACGACGCAAGAAGAAGAGCTGTCCACGATCGACATCCCGCTGACATTTACTCTACATCAGTCAGGCACAGTGCACGGCTTGGCATTCTGGTTTGATGTGGCCTTCTGTGGTCACACCCAGACCATCTGGCTGTCTACCGCTCCAACTGAACCACTCACTCACTGGTACCAGGTGCGCTGTCTACTCCAGCGACCACTGTTTGTACAACAAGGTCAGGTGATGACTGGACGAGTGGTGCTAAGATCCAATGCAAGGTAATTGTTGATATATTCCCTCGTTTAGTCCAAATAGTCTGCCACAAGAGTTGAATTCCTCATTTACATGCATAGCCCGGAGCAGGATTCCTTGGCCTAAAACTGTATCTGCCGATACCATCTTGACCCTGTATTTGTCCAGTGCTTGTCAAATAGAAAATCCACATGAAAAAGACATAACAACCTAACTTTTCCATGCAAAACTGTGCTCACCTTTGGGGTTCAGGGCTGATATTGATTTGTATCCTGCTGATATTTTCAGACAAAGTTACGATGTAGATATAGACCTTGAAGTGGTTGGCACTGGCAACAAGTCGTCCAACACCCTTGATCTGAAGAACCCGTTCTTCCGCTACAATGGTCAAGCACCATCTCCACCTCCGGGTACGAATACGGAATCGCCAAC
It encodes:
- the LOC135486408 gene encoding histone-arginine methyltransferase CARMER-like isoform X1, with product MAAVYENVQLCSINENGQFVPLDGKYDGPVTVHLGTNGSETRLNVTNGSQHLITVTVNKESEFSRVGRQCFILTVDNNSLFFKFKAEADFRAFHHRLKLMIAEKKESVFNERTDEASAVQYFQFYGYLSQQQNMMQDYIRTSTYQRAMLENGIDFHNKVVLDVGAGSGILSFFAIQAGAKKVYAIEASSMAQQCEALVHNNKLSGKIIVVPGKVEEVDIPEPVDVIVSEPMGYMLFNERMLESYLHAKKWLKRGGNMFPTKGDLYVAPFTDDALYMEQFSKSNFWYQQSFYGVDLSGLRNDAIKEYFRQPIVDTFDVRICLAKPYKHTVDFLTTQEEELSTIDIPLTFTLHQSGTVHGLAFWFDVAFCGHTQTIWLSTAPTEPLTHWYQVRCLLQRPLFVQQGQVMTGRVVLRSNARQSYDVDIDLEVVGTGNKSSNTLDLKNPFFRYNGQAPSPPPGTNTESPTETYWNNVADSNPQTTNYSIINGLLNGHVDGNAQAIAQNNLIPLVANNAPVNQGSIPSVISLVSHQPRTSVGGGISPAAFTHGQGAVMGSAASFPVSPQYMIGDYTLNVVDQTQFTSFKS
- the LOC135486408 gene encoding histone-arginine methyltransferase CARMER-like isoform X3, translating into MAAVYENVQLCSINENGQFVPLDGKYDGPVTVHLGTNGSETRLNVTNGSQHLITVTVNKESEFSRVGRQCFILTVDNNSLFFKFKAEADFRAFHHRLKLMIAEKKESVFNERTDEASAVQYFQFYGYLSQQQNMMQDYIRTSTYQRAMLENGIDFHNKVVLDVGAGSGILSFFAIQAGAKKVYAIEASSMAQQCEALVHNNKLSGKIIVVPGKVEEVDIPEPVDVIVSEPMGYMLFNERMLESYLHAKKWLKRGGNMFPTKGDLYVAPFTDDALYMEQFSKSNFWYQQSFYGVDLSGLRNDAIKEYFRQPIVDTFDVRICLAKPYKHTVDFLTTQEEELSTIDIPLTFTLHQSGTVHGLAFWFDVAFCGHTQTIWLSTAPTEPLTHWYQVRCLLQRPLFVQQGQVMTGRVVLRSNARQSYDVDIDLEVVGTGNKSSNTLDLKNPFFRYNGQAPSPPPGTNTESPTETYWNNVADSNPQTTNYSIINGLLNGHVDGNAQAIAQNNLIPLVANNAPVNQGSIPSVISLVSHQPRTSVGGGISPAAFTHGVPSWGVLPASQ
- the LOC135486408 gene encoding histone-arginine methyltransferase CARM1-like isoform X2, which encodes MAAVYENVQLCSINENGQFVPLDGKYDGPVTVHLGTNGSETRLNVTNGSQHLITVTVNKESEFSRVGRQCFILTVDNNSLFFKFKAEADFRAFHHRLKLMIAEKKESVFNERTDEASAVQYFQFYGYLSQQQNMMQDYIRTSTYQRAMLENGIDFHNKVVLDVGAGSGILSFFAIQAGAKKVYAIEASSMAQQCEALVHNNKLSGKIIVVPGKVEEVDIPEPVDVIVSEPMGYMLFNERMLESYLHAKKWLKRGGNMFPTKGDLYVAPFTDDALYMEQFSKSNFWYQQSFYGVDLSGLRNDAIKEYFRQPIVDTFDVRICLAKPYKHTVDFLTTQEEELSTIDIPLTFTLHQSGTVHGLAFWFDVAFCGHTQTIWLSTAPTEPLTHWYQVRCLLQRPLFVQQGQVMTGRVVLRSNARQSYDVDIDLEVVGTGNKSSNTLDLKNPFFRYNGQAPSPPPDPQTTNYSIINGLLNGHVDGNAQAIAQNNLIPLVANNAPVNQGSIPSVISLVSHQPRTSVGGGISPAAFTHGQGAVMGSAASFPVSPQYMIGDYTLNVVDQTQFTSFKS